One Synechococcus sp. CC9605 genomic window carries:
- a CDS encoding aldo/keto reductase encodes MTQRDGLMAIMAGSSIAPLNGIGFGTWAWGNKAVWGYDAQRDDNRLRATFRQALSSGLNLIDTADSYGTGSLSGRSEALLGDFIAELPALRRSQLTVATKLAPFPWRWGRRGFDAAFESSRIRLKGQLRRVQLHWSTARYAPWQETGLLDGLAELVLAGRVDELGVSNLGPQRLVLLHRRLLERGVSLRSIQVQCSLLAPADDQLRELIAVSRDLGVEVLAYSPLAFGVLGCAPGAEEKRSATWLRRRLFQRLLPASLELRSAVQAIASERGASMVQVALNWCRALGTTPIPGLRTPEQARDVSTALEWSMSQHELQTLDAARLRCSERMPANPFQSR; translated from the coding sequence ATGACGCAGCGAGACGGGTTGATGGCGATCATGGCTGGCAGCAGCATCGCCCCGTTGAACGGCATCGGTTTTGGCACCTGGGCCTGGGGCAACAAGGCGGTTTGGGGGTACGACGCCCAGCGGGACGACAATCGACTTCGCGCCACGTTTCGTCAGGCCCTCAGCTCTGGGCTCAACTTGATCGACACCGCGGATTCCTATGGAACGGGGAGCCTGAGTGGACGCAGTGAAGCGCTGCTTGGCGACTTCATCGCCGAGTTGCCTGCCCTGCGGCGATCCCAGTTGACGGTGGCCACGAAGCTGGCCCCATTTCCCTGGCGCTGGGGGCGTCGGGGCTTTGATGCCGCCTTTGAATCCAGTCGAATACGGCTTAAAGGGCAGCTGCGGCGGGTGCAGTTGCACTGGAGCACGGCCCGCTACGCGCCCTGGCAGGAGACAGGCCTTCTTGATGGCTTGGCTGAGCTCGTTCTGGCTGGCCGGGTGGACGAGTTGGGGGTGTCCAACCTGGGCCCCCAACGCCTCGTGTTGCTCCATCGCCGTCTGTTGGAGCGCGGCGTTTCCTTGCGCAGCATTCAGGTGCAGTGTTCGCTGTTGGCACCTGCGGATGATCAGCTGCGCGAGTTGATCGCCGTCAGCAGAGACCTTGGCGTGGAGGTCTTGGCCTACAGCCCTCTGGCTTTCGGCGTGCTGGGTTGTGCTCCTGGGGCTGAGGAGAAACGTTCTGCCACTTGGTTGAGACGACGTCTGTTCCAGCGCCTGCTTCCGGCCAGCCTTGAGTTGCGCAGTGCGGTGCAGGCGATCGCAAGCGAGCGCGGGGCTTCGATGGTTCAAGTTGCTTTGAACTGGTGCAGAGCTCTTGGCACAACGCCGATTCCGGGGCTGCGAACTCCAGAACAGGCCAGGGATGTCTCCACCGCACTGGAGTGGTCAATGTCACAGCACGAGCTTCAGACCTTGGATGCGGCCCGGCTCCGATGCAGCGAGCGAATGCCCGCCAATCCCTTCCAGAGTCGCTGA
- the purM gene encoding phosphoribosylformylglycinamidine cyclo-ligase yields the protein MDYKSAGVDVEAGRAFVQRIKASVEATHRPEVIGGLGGFGGLMSLPAGMRKPLLVSGTDGVGTKLELAQEHGSHHGVGIDLVAMCVNDVITSGAAPLFFLDYMATGALAPSAMAEVVEGIADGCRQSGCALLGGETAEMPGFYPQGRYDIAGFCVAVVEEDELIDGQRIQPGDSVIGVASSGVHSNGFSLVRKVLEKANADANTVYGDNQRPLIGDLLAPTTLYADLVQHLMQSGCELHGMAHITGGGLPENLPRCLPEGCSARIDASSWTRPTLFRWLQEAGNIPERDLWHTFNLGIGFCLVVPARSEDAVIEHCRGKNHQAWLIGNVTSNTPGNAAVLEGVPA from the coding sequence ATGGATTACAAGAGCGCTGGAGTTGACGTAGAGGCCGGGCGCGCGTTCGTGCAGCGCATCAAGGCGTCTGTGGAAGCCACCCACCGACCGGAGGTCATCGGCGGCCTTGGTGGTTTTGGCGGTCTAATGAGTCTTCCAGCAGGAATGCGCAAGCCCCTGCTGGTGTCAGGCACCGATGGCGTGGGAACCAAACTGGAACTGGCTCAAGAACATGGCAGCCATCACGGCGTGGGCATCGACCTGGTGGCGATGTGCGTCAACGACGTGATCACCTCAGGAGCCGCGCCGCTGTTTTTCCTGGATTACATGGCCACCGGGGCCTTAGCGCCATCGGCAATGGCCGAGGTTGTTGAAGGCATCGCCGATGGCTGCAGACAGAGCGGCTGCGCCCTGCTCGGCGGCGAAACGGCCGAGATGCCTGGGTTCTACCCCCAGGGGCGCTATGACATCGCCGGCTTTTGTGTGGCGGTTGTCGAAGAAGACGAGCTCATCGACGGCCAGCGCATCCAGCCTGGCGACAGCGTGATCGGCGTGGCCAGCAGCGGCGTGCACAGCAACGGCTTCAGCCTGGTGCGCAAGGTGCTGGAGAAGGCCAATGCAGATGCGAACACCGTGTATGGCGACAACCAGCGCCCTCTGATCGGCGACCTGCTGGCGCCAACAACCCTGTATGCCGACCTGGTGCAGCACCTGATGCAGAGCGGATGCGAGCTCCACGGCATGGCCCACATCACCGGCGGAGGACTCCCCGAAAACCTGCCGCGCTGCCTGCCGGAAGGCTGCTCTGCGCGCATCGATGCCTCCAGCTGGACAAGGCCAACCCTGTTCCGATGGCTGCAGGAGGCCGGAAACATTCCCGAACGGGACCTTTGGCACACGTTCAACCTCGGCATCGGCTTCTGCCTGGTGGTGCCAGCGAGGAGCGAAGACGCTGTGATCGAGCATTGCCGCGGCAAGAACCATCAGGCTTGGTTGATTGGCAACGTGACCTCCAACACCCCAGGCAACGCTGCTGTTCTGGAAGGTGTGCCTGCCTGA
- a CDS encoding septal ring lytic transglycosylase RlpA family protein yields MRVLLTLATLSGAISGSAALLPVVACDFLSVNGAEPLDPLDLVVEPQAPELQATLPSAEVKPVLAPPSSELPKPKLKVVPEVVKVITGEASWYGPGFYGNRTANGEVYRRGTMTAAHRALPFGTKVRVTNLWNGRTAVIRINDRGPFIDHRVIDLGHGAASDLGLTASGIAQVKLEVLR; encoded by the coding sequence ATGCGAGTCCTTCTGACGCTGGCCACGCTCTCTGGAGCGATTTCAGGCAGTGCAGCCCTCCTGCCTGTCGTGGCGTGTGATTTCCTCTCGGTCAACGGTGCAGAGCCGCTTGACCCTCTGGATCTGGTGGTCGAGCCCCAAGCCCCTGAGCTGCAAGCAACCCTTCCTTCTGCGGAGGTCAAACCGGTCCTTGCACCTCCTTCCTCTGAGCTCCCCAAGCCGAAGCTGAAGGTTGTACCGGAGGTGGTGAAAGTCATCACTGGTGAAGCCAGTTGGTATGGCCCCGGTTTTTATGGCAACCGCACCGCCAATGGTGAGGTTTACAGACGCGGCACGATGACGGCAGCCCACCGTGCGCTTCCTTTTGGTACGAAAGTGCGCGTCACCAACCTCTGGAACGGGCGCACGGCCGTAATCCGCATCAACGATCGCGGACCTTTCATCGATCACCGGGTGATCGACCTTGGCCACGGTGCCGCCTCTGATCTGGGGTTGACCGCCTCTGGAATCGCCCAAGTCAAGCTTGAGGTGCTGCGCTGA